A genomic window from Solanum stenotomum isolate F172 chromosome 10, ASM1918654v1, whole genome shotgun sequence includes:
- the LOC125841581 gene encoding putative late blight resistance protein homolog R1A-10 has translation MIFLLILDDVREAINLDHVGMPQSEDLARSNVIITSHSLEEMMPTFVVKIHILLPHSGVTKQMMGTPVQERRNFKLKSLWSIEAWEDIRGWFPENNKRSRILLTTRITEVARDASYPKNPFPMRFLDPEESWNLFCQKAFGKNDCPAKFEKVGKVIVGNCNGLPLMISVVAGSLSSKRTLDEWNEVAQSVSSLVNLDDYQRCSGVLTLSYNHLPSHLKACFLYFGVFKKSSEISVENLNRLWMAEGLCKLKGIGELEKEGSSLLHDLIDKSLIVACKHSLDGKIKTCKIHDLLHDLCLRESESESLLYVSNPPISDTDVLQLGRWVSFHQEPVEDFFSLPFPTYGKTRSLHFLAVKPSNFR, from the exons ATGATTTTCCTTCTCATACTAGATGATGTTAGGGAAGCTATAAATTTGGATCATGTAGGTATGCCCCAATCTGAAGATCTCGCAAGAAGCAATGTAATTATAACTTCTCATTCTTTGGAG GAGATGATGCCAACTTTTGTTGTAAAGATTCACATTTTGTTGCCTCATTCAGGAGTAACTAAGCAGATGATGGGAACTCCTGTACAAGAGAGACGAAATTTCAAGCTAAA AAGCCTATGGAGCATAGAAGCCTGGGAAGACATTAGAGGTTGGTTTCcagaaaacaacaaaagaagCCGAATACTGTTGACTACTCGGATCACGGAGGTTGCTCGAGATGCTAGCTATCCTAAGAATCCTTTTCCAATGCGTTTCCTAGATCCAGAAGAAAGTTGGAATTTGTTTTGCCAAAAGGCgtttggcaaaaatgattgTCCAGCTAAATTTGAGAAGGTCGGAAAGGTAATTGTAGGAAATTGCAACGGATTACCACTAATGATTTCTGTGGTTGCAGGGTCTCTTTCTAGCAAGAGGACGCTGGACGAGTGGAATGAAGTAGCTCAAAGTGTAAGCTCATTAGTAAACCTTGATGATTATCAACGTTGCTCAGGAGTGCTCACTTTGAGCTACAATCATCTTCCTTCCCACTTGAAAGCTTGCTTTCTGTATTTCGGAGTTTTCAAAAAATCTAGTGAAATTTCTGTCGAAAATTTGAATAGATTATGGATGGCAGAAGGACTCTGTAAGCTGAAGGGGATTGGGGAATTGGAAAAAGAAGGTTCTAGTCTACTACATGATCTTATTGATAAAAGTCTAATTGTTGCTTGCAAGCATAGTTTGGATGGCAAAATCAAGACATGTAAGATTCATGATCTTCTCCATGATTTATGCTTGAGAGAATCGGAAAGTGAGAGTCTTTTGTATGTTTCAAATCCCCCAATTTCAGATACCGATGTTCTTCAACTTGGTCGGTGGGTTTCATTTCATCAAGAGCCAGTGgaagattttttttctcttccctTCCCTACTTATGGTAAAACACgttctcttcattttcttgcGGTAAAACCGTCCAATTTTAGATAG
- the LOC125841582 gene encoding TMV resistance protein N-like has product MECKDKNEQTVIPVFYDVDPSHVRNQRESFGEAFSKHESKYKDDVEGMQKVQRWRTALTVAANLKGYDIRDGIESEKIQQIVDHISTKLCKSVYSLSSLQDVVGINAHLEKLKSRLQIEINDVRIIGIWGIGGVGKTTIAKAIFDTLSHQFKAACFLADIKENAKKNQMHSLQNILLSELLRKKDDYVNNKYEGKSIIPSRLCSMKVLIVLDDIDHSDHLEYLAGDLRWFGNGSRVVVTTRNRHLIEKDDAIYEVPTLPDHEAMQLFNQHAFKKEVPNERFKKFSLELVNNAKGLPLALKVWGSLLHKKGLTQWGRTVDQIKNNSISEIVEKLKISYDGLEPEEQKIFLDMACFFRGYEKKEIIQILGSCDFGVEYGLDVLIDKSLVFLSKNDTIEMHDLIQDMGRYVVKMQKDSGEQSRLWAAEDFEEVIVNNTGTKAVEAIWLHYIQNLCFSKKAMKKMKKLRVLYIGRFHTHDDTIEYLPNNLRWFECIWYPWKSLPENFEPKRLVHLDLQYSLLRYLWIGTKQHFPSLRRINLNFSRSLIRTPDFTGMPNLEYLNLEGCSNLEEVHHSLGCSRKLIELNLSWCVSLKRFPYVNVESLESLNLQHCSSLEKFPEILGRIKPLELDIQMRKNVIGELPSSVFQHQARLTELDLSFLINIIVLPNSIGMLKGLVKLHVRYCSKLEILPEEIGDLENLEKLDASYSRLISQPPASIVRLKKLKFLSFEKGNTKVGHKDGVCFVFPQVNEGLCSLEYLNLNYCNLDGGLPEDIGCLSSLKELYLWGNNFEHLPRSMAQLGALKFLNLSHCKKLKELPGFTGMPNLETLNPIKCMNLFEIHHSLGFLKKLCGLTLTNCIQLKRFPGLCIDSLKYLCLRDCSSLEKFPEIFGSKKLKSDIHMLDSVMRDLNSMYISFPHSLSQDIVSLQQGMISASDSLSLRVFTVVHCGNKIPSWFHHRGTGKTVSVNLPINWYARDDLLGFVVCYSGNLIDTTAHLIPLRDDGMPWMTQKLELSSLPNYDTGCTIHFSWYLLLAYGIHLRQMVIHQMTMGLLHFLSLEEWRSMDFVCCIKMNSRGNTDEHCIGTRTSRYVTSLKTLKLGLRWKVSALTLSRILKYYRDESNPEYEP; this is encoded by the exons ATGGAATGTAAGGACAAAAATGAACAAACTGTTATACCGGTTTTCTATGATGTGGATCCATCACATGTTCGAAACCAAAGGGAGAGCTTTGGAGAAGCATTTTCCAAACATGAATCGAAGTATAAGGATGATGTCGAGGGAATGCAGAAAGTGCAAAGATGGAGGACTGCCTTAACTGTTGCGGCAAATCTAAAAGGATATGATATCCGTGACGG GATTGAATCAGAGAAGATTCAACAGATTGTGGACCACATTTCTACCAAATTATGCAAGAGTGTGTATTCTTTATCTTCTTTGCAAGATGTTGTGGGAATAAATGCTCATTTAGAGAAACTAAAATCCCGGCTTCAGATAGAAATCAACGATGTTCGGATTATAGGGATTTGGGGAATAGGAGGAGTCGGTAAAACAACAATAGCAAAAGCCATCTTTGATACCTTATCTCATCAATTCAAAGCTGCTTGTTTTCTTGCAgatattaaagaaaatgcaaaaaagaatcaaatGCATTCTTTACAAAATATCCTTCTATCTGAActgttaagaaaaaaagatgattaCGTTAATAATAAGTACGAAGGGAAGAGCATAATTCCGAGCAGACTTTGTTCAATGAAGGTTCTAATTGTGCTTGATGACATAGATCATAGTGATCATTTGGAGTATTTAGCAGGTGATCTTCGTTGGTTTGGTAATGGGAGCAGAGTTGTTGTAACAACTAGAAATAGACATTTGATAGAGAAGGATGATGCAATATATGAAGTGCCTACATTACCTGATCATGAAGCTATGCAATTGTTCAATCAACATGCTTTCAAAAAAGAAGTTCCAAATGAGCGTTTTAAGAAGTTCTCGTTGGAGTTAGTAAATAATGCTAAAGGTCTTCCTTTAGCCCTCAAGGTGTGGGGTTCGTTGTTGCATAAGAAAGGCCTAACTCAGTGGGGAAGAACTGTAGACCAAATAAAGAATAACTCGATTtcagaaattgttgaaaaactcaaaataagttATGATGGACTGGAGCCCGAAGAGCAAAAGATATTTCTAGATATGGCATGTTTCTTCCGAggatatgaaaaaaaagaaatcattcAAATTCTTGGaagttgtgattttggtgttgAATACGGATTGGATGTCCTAATCGACAAATCTCTTGTTttcctttccaaaaatgataCGATTGAAATGCATGACTTGATTCAAGATATGGGTAGATATGTggtgaaaatgcaaaaagattCGGGAGAACAGAGCAGACTATGGGCCGCTGAAGATTTCGAAGAAGTGATAGTCAACAATACA GGGACGAAAGCAGTGGAAGCAATCTGGCTACATTACATTCAAAATCTATGCTTTAGCAAAAAAGCcatgaaaaagatgaaaaaacttAGAGTACTATACATCGGTCGTTTTCATACACATGATGACACAATTGAGTACCTGCCCAACAACTTGCGTTGGTTTGAGTGTATTTGGTATCCTTGGAAATCATTGCCAGAAAATTTTGAACCCAAAAGACTTGTTCATCTTGATCTCCAGTACAGTTTGCTGCGTTATTTATGGATTGGCACAAAG CAGCATTTTCCGTCTCTACGAAGGATAAATCTCAACTTCTCTAGAAGCCTGATACGAACACCAGATTTCACGGGGATGCCAAATCTGGAGTATTTGAATCTGGAGGGATGTAGTAATCTTGAAGAGGTTCACCATTCCCTGGGATGTTCCAGGAAACTCATCGAGTTAAATTTGAGTTGGTGTGTAAGCCTTAAGAGGTTTCCATATGTTAACGTGGAATCTCTTGAGTCTCTGAATCTACAACATTGCTCTAGTTTGGAGAAGTTCCCTGAAATCCTCGGAAGAATCAAGCCATTGGAGTTAGATATTCAAATGAGAAAAAATGTGATAGGGGAACTACCATCATCTGTTTTTCAGCACCAAGCACGTCTTACGGAGCTAGATTTGAGCTTTTTAATCAACATTATAGTTCTTCCAAACAGCATTGGCATGTTGAAAGGTTTGGTGAAGCTACATGTGCGGTACTGCTCAAAACTTGAAATCTTGCCAGAAGAGATAGGTGATTTAGAAAACTTGGAGAAGCTTGATGCCAGCTATAGTAGGCTAATCTCGCAGCCTCCGGCTTCCATCGTCCGCTTGAAAAAGCTTAAAttcttgagttttgagaaagGAAATACAAAAGTAGGCCATAAAGATGGAGTGTGCTTTGTGTTCCCACAGGTGAATGAAGGGTTATGCTCATTGGAATATCTGAATCTCAATTACTGCAATCTAGATGGAGGACTTCCGGAAGACATTGGATGTTTATCCTCTTTAAAAGAGTTGTATCTCTGGGGAAATAATTTTGAGCATTTGCCTCGAAGCATGGCCCAACTTGGCGCTCttaaattcttgaatttatcaCACTGCAAGAAGCTTAAAGAGTTGCCAGGTTTCACGGGGATGCCAAACTTGGAGACTTTGAATCCGATAAAATGTATGAATCTCTTCGAGATTCATCATTCCCTGGGATTTCTCAAAAAGCTCTGTGGATTAACATTGACGAATTGTATACAACTTAAGAGGTTTCCAGGTCTGTGCATTGATTCTCTTAAGTATCTGTGTCTACGGGATTGCTCTAGTTTAGAAAAATTTCCAGAAATCTTCGGAAGCAAGAAACTGAAGTCGGACATTCACATGCTAGACAGTGTAATGAGGGACCTAAATTCAATGTATATTTCATTTCCACATTCCTTGTCTCAGGATATCGTTTCGTTGCAGCAAGGCATGATCTCTGCTTCAGATTCATTGTCACTAAGAGTGTTTACCGTTGTGCATTGTGGGAATAAGATCCCAAGTTGGTTCCACCATCGGGGAACTGGTAAAACTGTATCAGTCAATTTGCCTATAAATTGGTATGCACGTGATGACTTGTTGGGATTTGTTGTATGTTACTCTGGCAATCTAATTGACACCACAGCTCACTTGATTCCCTTACGTGATGATGGGATGCCATGGATGACCCAAAAACTAGAATTATCCTCCCTTCCAAATTATGATACAGGATGTACTATTCATTTTTCTTGGTACCTCTTGCTAGCTTATGGGATACATCTACGGCAAATGGTAATACACCAAATGACTATGGGCTTATTACATTTTCTTTCTCTGGAGGAATGGAGGAGTATGGATTTCGTTTGTTGTATAAAGATGAACTCGAGGGGAAATACTGATGAGCATTGCATTGGGACAAGGACGAGCAGATATGTCACCAGCCTTAAGACACTCAAACTTGGTCTCAGATGGAAAGTAAGCGCTCTAACTTTGA GTAGGATTCTCAAGTACTACAGGGATGAATCTAATCCAGAATATGAaccttaa
- the LOC125843263 gene encoding uncharacterized protein LOC125843263: MGNPKRQSSDRNEELHAAARSGDLNAVQTLCSTNPLAVNTRDKHSRTPLHLAAWSGHSQIVDYLCKNKADVGAAAMDDMGAIHFAAQKGHLEVVRLLVSSGVSVKSCNRKGMTALHYAAQGSHLELVKYLLKKGANVKTKNKAGKTSIDLASNEEVSSILRQPVTASSKEALNDEENKVESESKSSSQEEKIERADDKAAAAEEGEIVAEKDESLKRKGDGDETKEKSKETKKAKVALNHLLTSDDNQEDEENF, translated from the exons ATGGGGAACCCTAAGAGACAATCAAGTGATAGGAACGAAGAACTGCACGCGGCGGCTCGATCTGGGGATCTTAACGCTGTTCAAACACTATGCAGCACCAATCCTTTAGCTGTCAACACTAGGGATAAACACTCTCGTACACC GCTCCATCTAGCAGCATGGTCTGGCCATTCCCAGATTGTGGATTATCTCTGCAAAAACAAAGCTGATGTTGGGGCTGCTGCTATGGATGACATGGGTGCAATTCACTTTGCTGCTCAAAAAGGTCATTTGGAAGTTGTTAGGCTACTTGTTAGTTCTGGAGTGTCCGTCAAATCATGCAACCGCAAGGGTATGACTGCCCTTCATTATGCTGCCCAAGGGTCTCACTTAGAACTCGTCAAGTATTTGCTGAAGAAAGGTGCAAAtgttaaaactaaaaacaaggCAGGGAAAACCTCCATTGATCTCGCAAGCAATGAAGAAGTCAGCTCCATTTTACGTCAACCTGTAACTGCATCCTCCAAAGAAGCTCTAAATGATGAAGAGAACAAGGTTGAATCAGAATCAAAGTCATCTTCGCAGGAGGAGAAGATAGAGAGAGCTGATGACAAAGCTGCTGCAGCTGAGGAAGGGGAAATTGTGGCTGAGAAAGATGAATCGCTCAAGAGAAAGGGTGATGGAGATGAAACCAAGGAGAAGtcaaaagaaacaaagaaagcgAAAGTCGCTTTAAATCATCTTCTAACCTCAGATGACAAccaagaagatgaagaaaattttTGA